A single genomic interval of Falco cherrug isolate bFalChe1 chromosome 8, bFalChe1.pri, whole genome shotgun sequence harbors:
- the LOC102050886 gene encoding 5-hydroxytryptamine receptor 5A-like — MAEPLSPCAPRGQCQPSVGANASSANGDTNASSAASALVGGSTWRGREPFSIFTILVLTLLVLLTVATFLWNLLVLATILRVKAFHRVPHNLVASTAVSDVLVAALVMPLSLVKELSAGQRWRLGRELCLVWVCFDVLCCTASIWNVTAIALDRYWSITRHLQYTLVTRRRISNFMIALTWVLSAAISLAPLFGWGETYSPEQERCQVSQEPSYTIVSTGGAFYLPLCVVLFVYWKIYKAARFRGGGRRRNAVVPVPEAAQVKEASHEPQMVFTARHAAITFQTDGETWREQKEKKAALMVGILIGVFVLCWIPFFITELISPLCSCNIPPVWKSIFLWLGYSNSFFNPLIYTAFNKNYNNAFKNLFVKQK; from the exons ATGGCAGAGCCCCTGAGCCcctgcgccccgcggggccaGTGTCAGCCCAGCGTGGGTGCCAACGCCTCGTCAGCCAACGGGGACACCAACGCCTCCTCGGCTGCCTCGGCGCTGGTGGGCGGCAGCACGTGGAGGGGCCGGGAGCCCTTCTCCATCTTCACCATCCTCGTCCTGACCCTGCTGGTGCTCCTGACCGTGGCCACCTTCCTGTGGAACCTGCTGGTGCTGGCCACCATCCTGCGAGTGAAGGCTTTCCACCGGGTGCCACACAACCTGGTGGCCTCCACGGCAGTGTCGGACGTGCTGGTGGCGGCCCTGGTGATGCCGCTGAGCCTGGTGAAGGAGCTGTCGGCCGGGCAGCGGTGGCGGCTGGGCCGGGAGCTCTGCCTCGTCTGGGTCTGCTTCGACGTGCTGTGCTGCACGGCCAGCATCTGGAACGTGACCGCCATCGCCCTGGACCGCTACTGGTCCATCACCCGCCACCTGCAGTACACGCTGGTCACCCGCCGCCGCATCTCCAACTTCATGATCGCTCTCACCTGGGTGCTCTCCGCCGCCATCTCCCTTGCCCCCCTCTTTGGCTGGGGGGAGACCTACAGCCCCGAGCAGGAGCGCTGCCAGGTCAGCCAGGAGCCCTCCTACACCATCGTCTCCACTGGTGGGGCTTTCTACCTGCCTCTCTGCGTGGTGCTCTTCGTCTACTGGAAGATCTACAAGGCCGCCAGGTTCCGCGGGGGGGGCCGCAGGAGGAACGCCGTGGTGCCCGTGCCCGAGGCTGCCCAG gTGAAGGAAGCTTCGCATGAACCACAGATGGTGTTTACAGCTCGTCATGCAGCTATCACTTTCCAGACAGATGGAGAAACATggagagaacagaaagagaaaaaggcagctCTGATGGTTGGCATCTTAATTGGAGTTTTTGTACTGTGCTGGATCCCTTTCTTCATCACAGAATTAATAAgtcccctctgctcctgcaaCATCCCACCCGTCtggaaaagcatctttctttGGCTTGGCTATTCCAACTCTTTCTTTAATCCTCTCATTTATACAGCATTTAACAAAAATTACAACAATGCCTTCAAGAACctttttgtaaagcagaaataa